From the Fusarium musae strain F31 chromosome 11, whole genome shotgun sequence genome, one window contains:
- a CDS encoding hypothetical protein (CAZy:GH93), translating into MRFAAIVSFLLPLVAAKPAQKSKTFSNVEIFDPPSNYNDPQVLYARPLELSDGTLLATWENYSPEPPHVWFPIVRSKDGGKTWKPFSKVQDTQNNWGLRYQPQLYELPRRFGKYPKGTVLISGSSIPTDLSETLIEVYASLDKGETWEFVSHVALGGEAKPEHGLTPVWEPFLMTYKEKLILYYSDQRDNATHSQKLVHQTTTDLKKWSKVVEDTKYDDYYARPGMPTVAKLPNNEYIYTYEYGGGPNPPAGSTYWFPVFYRLSKDPQKFLNKPGQQIISTDGARPAGSPYVVWTPYGGKNGTIVVSCGTMSEIFTNQALGDASAWKKWSVPQPTAYTRALMTFKKDPDLLMIMGAGILPPAGGNNTVSASVVRLSEIMKA; encoded by the exons ATGCGTTTCGCCGCCATTGTTTCGTTCTTGCTGCCCCTCGTAGCGGCAAAGCCGGCTCAGAAGAGCAAGACCTTTAGCAACGTTGAGATCTTTGATCCTCCCTCCAACTACAACGACCCTCAGGTCCTCTATGCTCGGCCTCTTGAGCTCTCTGACGGCACCCTTTTGGCAACTTGGGAGAACTACTCTCCCGAGCCTCCTCATGTTTGGTTCCCCATTGTGAGGAGCAAGGATGGTGGAAAGACTTGGAAGCCTTTCTCCAAAGTACAGGATACTCAGAACAACTGGGGTCTGCGATATCAGCCTCAGCTCTATGAGCTACCCCGTCGATTTGGAAAGTATCCCAAGGGCACTGTCCTGATCTCGGGCAGCAGTATCCCCACTGATTTGAGTGAGACTCTTATCGAGGTTTATGCTAGTCTTGATAAGGGTGAAACTTGGGAGTTCGTCAGCCATGTTGCTCTTGGTGGCGAGGCCAAACCCGAGCATGGGCTTACCCCAGTTTGGGAACCTTTCCTGAT GACAtacaaggagaagctcatcCTGTACTATTCTGATCAGCGTGACAACGCCACTCACTCCCAGAAGCTTGTTCACCAGACCACCACTGATCTCAAGAAGTGGagcaaggttgttgaggacaCCAAGTACGATGACTACTACGCTCGCCCTGGTATGCCCACCGTCGCCAAGCTGCCCAACAACGAGTACATCTACACCTACGAGTACGGTGGTGGTCCCAACCCTCCTGCCGGCAGCACCTACTGGTTCCCCGTCTTCTACCGCCTCTCCAAGGACCCCCAGAAGTTCCTCAACAAGCCCGGCCAGCAGATCATTTCTACCGACGGTGCTCGACCCGCTGGTTCTCCTTACGTTGTGTGGACTCCTTATGGTGGAAAGAATGGTACCATTGTTGTTAGCTGCGGCACCATGTCTGAGATCTTCACCAACCAGGCTCTTGGTGATGCGTCTGCTTGGAAGAAGTGGAGCGTTCCTCAGCCTACAGCGTACACTCGTGCTCTCATGACTTTTAAGAAGGATCCCGATCTGCTGATGATCATGGGTGCGGGTATCCTCCCCCCTGCTGGTGGAAACAACACCGTTAGCGCTAGTGTTGTTAGACTTTCTGAGATCATGAAGGCTTAG
- a CDS encoding hypothetical protein (CAZy:PL26): protein MSPFGSISTEPRGAAEQSRDMAAAPEQGQAMTAPSNSSSSAKVHWLGEKPGFTSGTTFGLPWPQSKYFPKDTKFTASGASGQDVDLQSWVTGYWADGSVKWTGHAIGASEEVLDEYVVKAVPSSEGINSTTSAGITVTKSSSKIKVDTGKVTAVFPKTGSVIVKEIETNGKRIAQNGRLVLQSQNDVSHPGEDKIKSFKTLRFQSSIDNVTISDQNSARTLVTVRGKHSASDKSGHKSWLPFVLRFYFYSGSESIKIIHSLVFDGDADKDFISAVGIRFDVPLEGEELYNRHIRIAGVEGGLLSEAVQGITGLRRDPGANVRADQFEGKELPDISTWDVRVSSRLHWIPPWNDYSLSQLSADGFTLKKRTKAGQSWVSIPGGTRAEGLAYLGGATVGGLAVGLRDFWKRFPTGFDISSAASDTGSITIWLYSPSAEPLDLRPYHDGLGQKNYTDQLDALEITYEDWEPGFDTPYGIARTSELYLVAFDKTPSQETLAKHVTQINNPPVLVPESEYIQKTKAIGTYWAPADTSTAASKKLEDNINFLAKFYQSEVEHRRWYGFLDYGDFMHTYDPDRHEWRYDIGGYAWDNSELSPDLFFWQYFLRTGREDIYRFAEALTRHTGEVDVYHLGNWKGLGTRHGVQHFSDSAKQARISQPQYRKYFYYLSGGDERIGELFEELLDTDKTYGVLDPQRKVRKDGWVPTPNATVAFSLGTDWGALAGGWLIDWERRGPRWEESKAKLTSTVKSIAKLKNGFVTGNGLYNLQNWTLGPPPSDPDNKGHVEVSHLNAVFGLPEVVSELILYFGDDLPEGFKQAWLDYCYYFEATAAEQKARYGVDFGKLNLYQGHSRLTAYAANQERNTTKANLAWIKFFESDGFKAPTATFTTTEIPEHEGLIPGEEAPWISTNDVAQYGLAVIQNLALARDALEDYKPKA from the exons ATGAGCCCTTTCGGGAGTATCTCCACCGAACCCCGAGGTGCAGCGGAGCAAAGTCGTGATATGGCTGCTGCACCTGAACAGG GTCAAGCCATGACTGCTCCTAGcaactcttcttcgtctgccAAAGTCCACTGGCTAGGTGAAAAGCCTGGCTTTACTTCGGGAACTACTTTTGGTCTCCCCTGGCCTCAATCGAAATATTTCCCCAAGGACACCAAATTCACTGCTTCTGGTGCTTCTGGTCAGGATGTTGACCTCCAATCGTGGGTCACTGGATACTGGGCCGATGGCTCAGTAAAGTGGACCGGTCACGCGATTGGAGCTTCGGAGGAAGTTCTTGACGAATATGTCGTCAAAGCTGTTCCTTCATCAGAGGGCATCAACTCCACAACTTCTGCTGGTATCACCGTTACCAAAAGCTccagcaagatcaaggtcgaTACTGGCAAAGTCACAGCTGTCTTCCCCAAGACGGGCTCTGTGATCgtcaaggagattgagaCCAACGGCAAGCGCATCGCTCAGAACGGAAGACTCGTGCTTCAGTCGCAGAACGATGTCTCTCACCCAGGcgaggacaagatcaagtctTTCAAGACACTGCGCTTCCAGAGCAGCATTGACAATGTCACTATCAGCGACCAGAACTCTGCACGAACTTTAGTCACTGTTCGAGGAAAGCATTCGGCAAGCGACAAGTCTGGCCATAAGTCTTGGTTGCCCTTTGTTCTCCGCTTTTACTTCTACTCTGGCTCTGAGTcgatcaagatcatccaCAGCCTAGTCTTTGACGGAGATGCAGACAAAGACTTCATCTCTGCTGTTGGTATCCGCTTTGACGTTCCCTTGGAAGGCGAGGAACTGTACAACCGTCACATCCGCATTGCCGGTGTTGAGGGCGGCCTGCTCAGTGAAGCTGTTCAGGGTATTACTGGTCTTCGCAGAGACCCTGGTGCCAATGTTCGGGCTGATCAGTTTGAGGGCAAGGAGCTACCCGATATCTCGACCTGGGATGTTCGCGTCTCCAGCCGCCTTCACTGGATTCCTCCCTGGAACGACTACAGTTTGAGCCAGCTCTCAGCCGACGGCTTCACCCTCAAGAAGCGAACCAAGGCTGGTCAAAGCTGGGTCTCCATCCCTGGAGGTACTCGCGCCGAAGGTCTTGCATACCTTGGTGGTGCTACTGTTGGAGGTCTCGCCGTTGGTCTTCGTGACTTCTGGAAGCGGTTCCCGACTGGCTTTGACATCTCTTCCGCCGCCTCGGACACTGGAAGCATTACCATCTGGCTGTACAGTCCATCTGCTGAACCTCTCGACCTCCGTCCTTACCATGATGGCCTCGGTCAGAAGAACTACACCGATCAACTCGACGCTCTTGAAATCACCTACGAGGATTGGGAGCCTGGTTTCGATACACCCTACGGTATCGCCCGGACTAGCGAGCTGTACCTGGTTGCCTTTGACAAGACTCCTTCGCAGGAGACACTGGCGAAGCACGTCACGCAGATCAACAACCCTCCTGTCCTCGTCCCGGAAAGCGAGTACATCCAGAAGACCAAAGCTATCGGCACATATTGGGCTCCCGCCGACACTTCAACCGCTGcctccaagaagctcgaggacAACATCAACTTCCTCGCCAAGTTCTATCAGTCTGAGGTTGAGCATCGTCGTTGGTACGGTTTCCTTGACTATGGCGACTTCATGCACACTTATGATCCCGACCGTCACGAGTGGCGATATGACATTGGCGGTTACGCATGGGATAACTCCGAGCTGTCTCCCGATCTGTTCTTCTGGCAGTACTTCCTGCGCACAGGCCGCGAAGATATTTACCGCTTTGCCGAAGCTCTCACGCGTCACACTGGTGAAGTCGACGTTTACCATCTCGGTAACTGGAAGGGTCTTGGAACGCGACACGGTGTACAACACTTCAGCGATAGCGCAAAGCAAGCCCGTATCTCACAGCCCCAGTACAGAAAGTACTTCTATTACCTTTCCGGCGGTGACGAGCGCATTGGTGAGCTATtcgaggagcttcttgacaCTGACAAGACGTACGGTGTTCTTGATCCCCAGCGAAAGGTCCGCAAGGACGGCTGGGTTCCTACGCCAAATGCGACTGTTGCTTTCAGCTTGGGCACAGATTGGGGTGCGCTTGCTGGCGGATGGCTCATTGATTGGGAGCGCCGTGGTCCTCGATGGGAAGAGTCCAAGGCGAAGCTTACCAGCACAGTCAAGAGCATCGCAAAGCTCAAGAACGGTTTCGTCACTGGCAATGGTCTCTACAACCTTCAGAACTGGACCCTTGGCCCACCTCCCTCCGATCCCGATAACAAGGGCCACGTCGAAGTCTCGCACCTGAACGCCGTCTTTGGTCTCCCCGAAGTTGTGTCTGAGCTGATTCTGTACTTCGGCGATGATCTACCTGAGGGCTTTAAGCAAGCTTGGCTGGATTACTGTTACTACTTTGAGGCCACAGCTGCTGAGCAGAAGGCTCGTTATGGTGTTGACTTTGGAAAGCTGAACTTGTACCAGGGCCACTCGCGTCTCACGGCATATGCTGCGAACCAAGAGCGCAATACGACCAAGGCTAATCTTGCTTGGATAAAGTTCTTTGAGAGTGATGGATTCAAGGCACCCACCGCCACTTTCACTACAACTGAAATTCCGGAGCACGAGGGACTAATTCCAGGAGAGGAAGCACCTTGGATTTCCACGAATGATGTTGCTCAATACGGATTGGCGGTGATTCAGAACCTTGCTCTTGCTAGGGATGCTCTGGAGGACTATAAGCCAAAGGCCTAA
- a CDS encoding hypothetical protein (CAZy:GH43), with product MVSWNSIFTLALGLIGSARAYTNPIRNPGGGDPQITYTGGYYYLISTEWTNLQLSRATTIEGLKTATPKVIYTDSDPSRSSNVWAPELHYLGGKWYIYYTAGKSEDLTGQRSHVIKGGASPWDSWSYGAKLSDDWGIDGTILRTNQFGNYFVYSCMTGVQYQSTCIRKLGSDFLSVGALSIISQPDQSWEKSGTPVQEGPNALYFGGKTYISYSANYCWTPDYCVALLEWDGKTDPAKASAWKKSNGCVLKSANGSYGTGHNSFFQSPDGKQTFITFHATSNKNGACDDTRYAMTQPLTANADGTPNFGAVQPFSHQFAEPSR from the exons ATGGTCTCGTGGAATAGCATCTTCACTTTGGCCCTTGGGCTTATCGGCTCAGCTCGTGCTTATACCAACCCCATCAGAAAccctggtggtggtgatccCCAGATCACATACACTGGAGGATACTACTACCTCATCTCTACAGAGTGGACAAACCTCCAGCTATCCCGAGCTACCACTATCGAGGGCCTCAAGACTGCCACTCCCAAAGTCATCTACACCGACTCTGACCCTTCGCGCTCGTCAAACGTCTGGGCTCCTGAGCTTCACTATCTCGGCGGAAAGTGGTACATCTACTATACTGCTGGAAAGTCCGAAGATCTCACTGGCCAGCGCTCACACGTTATCAAAG GTGGTGCTTCTCCCTGGGATAGCTGGTCCTATGGAGCCAAGCTTTCTGATGACTGGGGTATTGACGGCACTATTCTTCGTACCAACCAATTCGGCAACTACTTCGTCTACTCTTGCATGACTGGTGTGCAATACCAGTCAACATGCATCCGTAAACTGGGCTCCGACTTCTTGTCCGTCGGTGCTCTAAGCATCATCTCCCAACCCGACCAAAGCTGGGAAAAGAGCGGAACTCCCGTGCAAGAGGGCCCCAACGCCCTGTACTTCGGCGGAAAGACCTACATCTCCTACTCAGCCAACTACTGCTGGACCCCAGACTACTGTGTCGCTCTGCTCGAGTGGGACGGAAAGACTGATCCGGCCAAGGCCTCGGCGTGGAAGAAGTCCAACGGTTGTGTTCTCAAGAGCGCGAATGGAAGTTATGGAACTGGTCATAACAGTTTCTTCCAGAGCCCTGACGGAAAGCAGACGTTTATCACTTTCCATGCTACTTCTAACAAGAATGGTGCTTGTGACGATACGAGATATGCGATGACGCAGCCGCTGACTGCCAATGCTGACGGCACACCGAACTTTGGGGCTGTTCAGCCTTTCTCTCACCAATTTGCTGAGCCTTCTCGCTAA